In Streptomyces hawaiiensis, one genomic interval encodes:
- a CDS encoding siderophore-interacting protein, giving the protein MTTAVAAPFRFFSLQVVRTRRLGPSLVRVTFGGPDLHAFHSAGRDQSLSLFLPHPGQPEPVVPLELGDGWWQGWRELPDDVRAVMRSYTLRDVRRDPDEIDIDFALHGIEPGASGRAGPASRWAARAAAGDRVLLLGPAVADNRAIRFRPPEDTDLVVVWGDETAVPAASAIVEALPAGTRARVWLEVPHAGDVQDLVTEADAEITWLVREERSGEGSPMALDALREARLPSAERPYVWIAGESGCVKELRRHFVRERGIDRRSVTFVGYWRRGVSEEQLRAEG; this is encoded by the coding sequence GTGACCACCGCCGTAGCCGCCCCGTTCCGCTTCTTCTCCCTTCAGGTCGTGCGGACGAGGCGGCTCGGGCCGTCTCTGGTGCGAGTCACCTTCGGGGGGCCCGATCTGCACGCCTTTCATTCCGCCGGGCGCGACCAGTCCCTGTCGCTGTTCCTGCCGCACCCCGGGCAACCCGAGCCGGTCGTCCCGCTCGAGCTCGGGGACGGGTGGTGGCAGGGCTGGCGTGAACTCCCGGACGACGTACGGGCCGTGATGCGGTCGTACACCCTGCGCGACGTGCGCCGGGACCCGGACGAGATCGACATCGACTTCGCCCTGCACGGCATCGAGCCGGGCGCGTCCGGCCGGGCCGGCCCGGCCTCCCGCTGGGCCGCCCGGGCCGCCGCCGGGGACCGGGTCCTGCTGCTCGGCCCGGCCGTCGCCGACAACCGGGCGATCCGCTTCCGGCCGCCCGAGGACACCGACCTCGTAGTCGTCTGGGGCGACGAGACCGCGGTACCTGCCGCCTCCGCCATCGTCGAGGCGCTGCCGGCCGGCACCCGCGCCCGGGTCTGGCTGGAGGTCCCGCACGCCGGCGACGTCCAGGACCTGGTGACCGAGGCCGACGCCGAGATCACCTGGCTCGTCAGGGAGGAGAGGAGCGGCGAGGGCTCCCCCATGGCCCTCGACGCCCTCCGCGAGGCCCGGCTGCCGTCCGCCGAGCGGCCGTACGTCTGGATCGCCGGTGAGTCCGGGTGCGTGAAGGAGCTGCGCAGGCACTTCGTGCGCGAGCGCGGGATCGACCGCCGCAGCGTCACGTTCGTCGGCTACTGGCGGCGTGGCGTGAGCGAGGAGCAGCTGCGGGCCGAGGGATAG
- the desA gene encoding lysine decarboxylase DesA — MRSHLLNDTTAEQYRRSVTDGVERVAAKLAATDRPFTGITVDALSPRIDGIDLDRPLHDTTAVLDELEDVYLRDAIYFHHPRYLAHLNCPVVIPAVLGEAVLSAVNSSLDTWDQSAGGTLIERKLIDWTTARIGLGENADGVFTSGGTQSNLQALLLAREEAKTDTLAALRIFASEVSHFSVKKSAKLLGLGQDAVVSIPVDHDKRMQTVALARELERCEQDGLVPMAVVATAGTTDFGSIDPLPEIAELCEQFGTWMHVDAAYGCGLLASLRHRDRISGIERADSVTVDYHKSFFQPVSSSAVLVRDATTLRHATYHAEYLNPRRMVEERIPNQVDKSLQTTRRFDALKLWMTLRTMGADGIGQLFDEVCDLAREGWRLIAADPRFDVVVEPSLSTLVFRYIPAAVTDPAEIDRANLYARKALFASGDAIVAGTKVGGRHYLKFTLLNPETRASDIAAVLDLIAGHAEQYLGESLDRAS, encoded by the coding sequence ATGCGCTCACACCTGCTCAACGACACCACCGCGGAGCAGTACCGCCGCTCCGTGACCGACGGAGTCGAGCGGGTGGCCGCCAAACTCGCCGCCACCGACCGGCCGTTCACCGGCATCACCGTCGACGCCCTCTCCCCGCGCATCGACGGGATCGACCTCGACCGGCCGCTGCACGACACCACCGCGGTGCTCGACGAACTGGAGGACGTCTACCTCCGGGACGCGATCTACTTCCACCACCCCCGCTACCTGGCGCACCTCAACTGCCCGGTCGTCATCCCGGCCGTGCTCGGCGAGGCCGTCCTGTCCGCCGTGAACTCCTCGCTGGACACCTGGGACCAGTCGGCCGGCGGCACGCTCATCGAGCGCAAGCTCATCGACTGGACGACGGCCCGGATCGGCCTGGGCGAGAACGCCGACGGCGTGTTCACCTCCGGCGGCACCCAGTCCAACCTCCAGGCGCTCCTGCTCGCCCGCGAGGAGGCCAAGACCGACACCCTCGCCGCACTGCGCATCTTCGCCTCCGAGGTCAGCCACTTCAGCGTGAAGAAGTCCGCGAAGCTGCTCGGGCTCGGCCAGGACGCCGTGGTCTCCATACCCGTCGACCACGACAAGCGCATGCAGACCGTCGCGCTCGCCCGCGAACTGGAGCGCTGCGAGCAGGACGGCCTCGTCCCCATGGCCGTCGTCGCCACCGCCGGCACCACCGACTTCGGGTCCATCGACCCGCTGCCCGAGATCGCCGAGCTGTGCGAGCAGTTCGGCACCTGGATGCACGTCGACGCCGCCTACGGCTGCGGCCTGCTCGCCTCCCTGAGGCACCGGGACCGCATCAGCGGCATCGAGCGCGCCGACTCGGTCACCGTCGACTACCACAAGTCCTTCTTCCAGCCGGTGAGTTCGTCGGCCGTACTCGTGCGGGACGCCACCACGCTCCGCCACGCCACCTACCACGCCGAGTACCTCAACCCGCGCCGCATGGTGGAGGAGCGCATCCCCAACCAGGTGGACAAGTCCCTGCAGACCACCCGCCGCTTCGACGCCCTGAAGCTGTGGATGACCCTGCGGACCATGGGCGCCGACGGCATCGGGCAGCTTTTCGACGAGGTGTGCGACCTGGCCCGGGAGGGCTGGCGGCTGATCGCCGCCGACCCGCGCTTCGACGTCGTCGTGGAGCCGAGCCTGTCCACCCTCGTCTTCCGCTACATCCCGGCGGCCGTCACCGACCCCGCCGAGATCGACCGCGCCAACCTCTACGCCCGCAAGGCCCTGTTCGCCTCCGGTGACGCCATCGTCGCGGGCACCAAGGTCGGCGGCCGCCACTACCTGAAGTTCACCCTGCTCAACCCCGAGACGCGGGCGTCCGACATCGCCGCCGTCCTCGATCTGATCGCCGGCCACGCCGAGCAGTACCTGGGAGAGTCCCTTGACCGCGCGTCCTGA